From a region of the Canis lupus dingo isolate Sandy chromosome 5, ASM325472v2, whole genome shotgun sequence genome:
- the COG4 gene encoding conserved oligomeric Golgi complex subunit 4 isoform X1, with amino-acid sequence MGTKMADLDSPQKLSGVSLPEGMGGGRCSEISTELIRSLTELQELEAVYERLCGEEKVVERELDALLEQQNTIESKMVTLHRMGPNLQLIEGDAKQLAGMITFTCNLAENVSSKVRQLDLAKNRLYQAIQRADDILDLKFCMDGVQTALRNEDYEQAAAHIHRYLCLDKSVIELSRQGKEGSMIDANLKLLQEAEQRLKAIVTEKFAIATKEGDLPQVERFFKIFPLLGLHEEGLSKFSEYLCKQVASKAEENLLLVLGTDMSDRRAAVIFADTLTLLFEGIARIVETHQPIVETYYGPGRLYTLIKYLQVECDRQVEKVVDKFIKQRDYHQQFRHVQNSLMRNSTTEKIEPRELDPILTEVTLMNARSELYLRFLRKRISSDFEVGDSMVSEEVKQEHQKSLDKLLNNCLLSCTMQELIGFYITMEEYFMRETVNKAVALDTYEKGQLTSSMVDDVFYIVKKCIGRALSSSSIDCLCAMINLATTELESDFRDVLCNKLRMGFPATTLQDIQRGVTSAVNIMHSSLQQGKFDTKGIESTDEAKLSFLVTLNNVEVCSENISTLKKTLESDCTKLFSQGIGGEQAQAKFDSCLSDLAAVSNKFRDLLQEGLTELNSTAIKPQVQPWINTFLSVSHNIEEEEFNDYEANDPWVQQFILNLEQQMAEFKASLSPVIYDSLTGLMTSLVAVELERVVLKSTFNRLGGLQFDKELRSLIAYLTTVTTWTIRDKFARLSQMATILNLERVTEILDYWGANSGPLTWRLTPAEVRQVLALRIDFRSEDIKRLRL; translated from the exons AGGAGCTGGAGGCTGTATACGAACGGCTCTGCGGCGAGGAG AAAGTGGTGGAGAGAGAACTGGATGCTCTTTTGGAACAGCAAAATACCATTGAAAGTAAAATGGTTACTCTCCACCGAATGGG TCCCAACCTGCAGTTGATTGAAGGAGATGCAAAGCAGCTAGCTGGGATGATCACCTTTACCTGCAACCTAGCCGAGAATGTGTCCAGCAAAGTCCGTCAGCTTGACTTGGCCAAG AATCGCCTCTATCAAGCCATTCAGAGAGCTGACGATATCTTGGACCTGAAATTCTGCATGGATGGAGTTCAGACTGCTTTGAGGAATGAAGATTATGAGCAGGCTGCAGCCCACATTCATCGCTATTTGTGCCTGGACAAGTCAGTCATTGAGCTCAGCCGACAGGGCAAAGAAG GCAGCATGATTGATGCTAACCTGAAATTGCTACAGGAAGCTGAGCAGCGTCTCAAAGCCATCGTAACAGAGAAGTTTGCAATCGCTACTAAAGAAGGGGATCTGCCCCAGGTGGAACGCTTCTTCAAGATCTTCCCACTGCTGGGTCTGCATGAGGAGGGATTAAGCAAGTTCTCAGAATACCTTTGCAAGCAG GTGGCCAGTAAAGCTGAGGAGAATCTGCTGTTGGTGCTGGGGACGGACATGAGTGATCGGAGAGCTGCAGTCATCTTTGCAGATACACTCACTCTTCTTTTTGAAG GTATTGCCCGCATTGTAGAGACCCACCAACCAATAGTGGAGACCTATTATGGACCAGGGAGACTTTACACCCTGATAAAATATCTGCAGGTGGAATGTGACAGACAGGTGGAAAAGGTGGTGGACAAGTTCATCAAACAAAGGGACTACCACCAGCAG TTCCGGCATGTCCAGAACAGCTTGATGAGAAATTCTACAACAGAAAAAATAGAACCAAG GGAACTGGACCCTATCCTGACTGAGGTCACCCTTATGAATGCCCGTAGTGAGCTATACTTACGCTTCCTCAGGAAGAGGATCAGCTCTGACTTTGAGGTGGGGGACTCCATGGTCTCAGAAGAAGTAAAGCAAG AGCACCAGAAGTCTCTGGACAAACTCCTTAATAACTGCCTATTGAGCTGCACCATGCAGGAGCTAATTGGCTTCTATATTACCATGGAGGAGTACTTCATGAGGGAGACTGTCAATAAG GCTGTGGCTCTGGACACCTATGAGAAAGGCCAGTTGACATCCAGCATGGTGGATGATGTCTTCTACATTGTTAAAAAGTGCATTGGACGGGCTCTGTCTAGCTCCAGCATCGACTGTCTCTGTGCCATGATCAACCTTGCTACTACAGAGCTGGAGTCTGACTTCAG ggATGTTCTGTGTAACAAGCTGAGGATGGGCTTCCCAGCCACCACCTTACAGGACATCCAGCGCGGGGTGACGAGTGCCGTGAACATCATGCACAGCAGCCTCCAGCAAGGCAAATTTGACACAAAAGGCATTGAGAGCACTGACGAGGCCAAGCTATCCTTCCTG GTGACCCTGAACAACGTGGAAGTGTGCAGTGAAAACATCTCCACGCTGAAGAAGACACTGGAG AGTGACTGCACCAAGCTGTTCAGCCAGGGCATTGGAGGGGAGCAGGCCCAGGCCAAGTTTGACAGCTGCCTTTCTGACCTGGCTGCCGTGTCCAACAAATTCCGAGACCTCTTGCAG GAAGGGCTGACAGAGCTGAACAGCACAGCCATCAAGCCGCAAGTGCAGCCTTGGATCAACACCTTCTTATCTGTTTCCCACAACATTGAGGAG GAAGAATTCAACGACTATGAGGCCAATGACCCTTGGGTACAACAGTTCATCCTTAACCTAGAGCAACAAATGGCAGAGTTCAAG GCCAGCCTGTCCCCAGTCATCTATGACAGCCTGACCGGCCTCATGACCAGCCTTGTTGCAGTCGAGTTGGAGAGAGTGGTGCTGAAATCCACCTTTAACCGG CTGGGCGGTCTGCAGTTTGATAAGGAGCTGAGGTCACTAATTGCCTATCTTACCACGGTGACCACCTGGACCATCCGAGACAAGTTTGCCCGGCTCTCTCAGATGGCCACAATCCTCAATCTGGAACGG GTCACGGAGATCCTAGATTACTGGGGCGCCAACTCTGGCCCATTGACGTGGCGCCTCACCCCTGCCGAAGTACGCCAGGTGCTGGCTCTGCGCATAGACTTCCGCAGCGAGGACATCAAGAGGCTGCGCCTATAG
- the COG4 gene encoding conserved oligomeric Golgi complex subunit 4 isoform X2, translated as MVTLHRMGPNLQLIEGDAKQLAGMITFTCNLAENVSSKVRQLDLAKNRLYQAIQRADDILDLKFCMDGVQTALRNEDYEQAAAHIHRYLCLDKSVIELSRQGKEGSMIDANLKLLQEAEQRLKAIVTEKFAIATKEGDLPQVERFFKIFPLLGLHEEGLSKFSEYLCKQVASKAEENLLLVLGTDMSDRRAAVIFADTLTLLFEGIARIVETHQPIVETYYGPGRLYTLIKYLQVECDRQVEKVVDKFIKQRDYHQQFRHVQNSLMRNSTTEKIEPRELDPILTEVTLMNARSELYLRFLRKRISSDFEVGDSMVSEEVKQEHQKSLDKLLNNCLLSCTMQELIGFYITMEEYFMRETVNKAVALDTYEKGQLTSSMVDDVFYIVKKCIGRALSSSSIDCLCAMINLATTELESDFRDVLCNKLRMGFPATTLQDIQRGVTSAVNIMHSSLQQGKFDTKGIESTDEAKLSFLVTLNNVEVCSENISTLKKTLESDCTKLFSQGIGGEQAQAKFDSCLSDLAAVSNKFRDLLQEGLTELNSTAIKPQVQPWINTFLSVSHNIEEEEFNDYEANDPWVQQFILNLEQQMAEFKASLSPVIYDSLTGLMTSLVAVELERVVLKSTFNRLGGLQFDKELRSLIAYLTTVTTWTIRDKFARLSQMATILNLERVTEILDYWGANSGPLTWRLTPAEVRQVLALRIDFRSEDIKRLRL; from the exons ATGGTTACTCTCCACCGAATGGG TCCCAACCTGCAGTTGATTGAAGGAGATGCAAAGCAGCTAGCTGGGATGATCACCTTTACCTGCAACCTAGCCGAGAATGTGTCCAGCAAAGTCCGTCAGCTTGACTTGGCCAAG AATCGCCTCTATCAAGCCATTCAGAGAGCTGACGATATCTTGGACCTGAAATTCTGCATGGATGGAGTTCAGACTGCTTTGAGGAATGAAGATTATGAGCAGGCTGCAGCCCACATTCATCGCTATTTGTGCCTGGACAAGTCAGTCATTGAGCTCAGCCGACAGGGCAAAGAAG GCAGCATGATTGATGCTAACCTGAAATTGCTACAGGAAGCTGAGCAGCGTCTCAAAGCCATCGTAACAGAGAAGTTTGCAATCGCTACTAAAGAAGGGGATCTGCCCCAGGTGGAACGCTTCTTCAAGATCTTCCCACTGCTGGGTCTGCATGAGGAGGGATTAAGCAAGTTCTCAGAATACCTTTGCAAGCAG GTGGCCAGTAAAGCTGAGGAGAATCTGCTGTTGGTGCTGGGGACGGACATGAGTGATCGGAGAGCTGCAGTCATCTTTGCAGATACACTCACTCTTCTTTTTGAAG GTATTGCCCGCATTGTAGAGACCCACCAACCAATAGTGGAGACCTATTATGGACCAGGGAGACTTTACACCCTGATAAAATATCTGCAGGTGGAATGTGACAGACAGGTGGAAAAGGTGGTGGACAAGTTCATCAAACAAAGGGACTACCACCAGCAG TTCCGGCATGTCCAGAACAGCTTGATGAGAAATTCTACAACAGAAAAAATAGAACCAAG GGAACTGGACCCTATCCTGACTGAGGTCACCCTTATGAATGCCCGTAGTGAGCTATACTTACGCTTCCTCAGGAAGAGGATCAGCTCTGACTTTGAGGTGGGGGACTCCATGGTCTCAGAAGAAGTAAAGCAAG AGCACCAGAAGTCTCTGGACAAACTCCTTAATAACTGCCTATTGAGCTGCACCATGCAGGAGCTAATTGGCTTCTATATTACCATGGAGGAGTACTTCATGAGGGAGACTGTCAATAAG GCTGTGGCTCTGGACACCTATGAGAAAGGCCAGTTGACATCCAGCATGGTGGATGATGTCTTCTACATTGTTAAAAAGTGCATTGGACGGGCTCTGTCTAGCTCCAGCATCGACTGTCTCTGTGCCATGATCAACCTTGCTACTACAGAGCTGGAGTCTGACTTCAG ggATGTTCTGTGTAACAAGCTGAGGATGGGCTTCCCAGCCACCACCTTACAGGACATCCAGCGCGGGGTGACGAGTGCCGTGAACATCATGCACAGCAGCCTCCAGCAAGGCAAATTTGACACAAAAGGCATTGAGAGCACTGACGAGGCCAAGCTATCCTTCCTG GTGACCCTGAACAACGTGGAAGTGTGCAGTGAAAACATCTCCACGCTGAAGAAGACACTGGAG AGTGACTGCACCAAGCTGTTCAGCCAGGGCATTGGAGGGGAGCAGGCCCAGGCCAAGTTTGACAGCTGCCTTTCTGACCTGGCTGCCGTGTCCAACAAATTCCGAGACCTCTTGCAG GAAGGGCTGACAGAGCTGAACAGCACAGCCATCAAGCCGCAAGTGCAGCCTTGGATCAACACCTTCTTATCTGTTTCCCACAACATTGAGGAG GAAGAATTCAACGACTATGAGGCCAATGACCCTTGGGTACAACAGTTCATCCTTAACCTAGAGCAACAAATGGCAGAGTTCAAG GCCAGCCTGTCCCCAGTCATCTATGACAGCCTGACCGGCCTCATGACCAGCCTTGTTGCAGTCGAGTTGGAGAGAGTGGTGCTGAAATCCACCTTTAACCGG CTGGGCGGTCTGCAGTTTGATAAGGAGCTGAGGTCACTAATTGCCTATCTTACCACGGTGACCACCTGGACCATCCGAGACAAGTTTGCCCGGCTCTCTCAGATGGCCACAATCCTCAATCTGGAACGG GTCACGGAGATCCTAGATTACTGGGGCGCCAACTCTGGCCCATTGACGTGGCGCCTCACCCCTGCCGAAGTACGCCAGGTGCTGGCTCTGCGCATAGACTTCCGCAGCGAGGACATCAAGAGGCTGCGCCTATAG